In Zonotrichia albicollis isolate bZonAlb1 chromosome 26, bZonAlb1.hap1, whole genome shotgun sequence, a genomic segment contains:
- the PHYHIP gene encoding phytanoyl-CoA hydroxylase-interacting protein — MELLSTPKNIEINNITCDSFRISWAMEKGDLERVTHYFIDLNKKENKNSNKFKHRDVPTKLVAKAVPLPMTVRGHWFLSPRTEYSVAVQTAVKQSDGEYLVSGWSETVEFCTGDYAKEHLAQLQEKAELIAGRMLRFSVFYRNQHKEYFQHVRMHCGNVMKPSLKDNSGSHGSPTSGMLHGIFFSCNTEFNTGQPPQDSPYGRYRFQIPAQRLFNPNTNLYFADFYCMYTAYHYVVLVLAPKGSSGDLFCRERLPQLDISSNKFLTCCVEEGELVYRHAQDSILEVIYTEPVDLSLGVLGEISGHQLMSLSTANAKKDPSCKTCNISVGR; from the exons ATGGAGCTGCTGTCCACCCCCAAAAACATCGAGATCAACAACATCACCTGCGATTCCTTCCGCATCTCCTGGGCCATGGAGAAGGGGGACCTGGAGAGGGTCACCCACTACTTCATCGACCTCAACAAGAAGGAGAACAAGAATTCCAACAAGTTCAAGCACCGG GATGTCCCCACCAAGCTGGTGGCCAAGGCGGTGCCGCTGCCCATGACGGTGCGGGGCCACTGGTTCCTGAGCCCCCGCACCGAGTACAGCGTGGCCGTGCAGACGGCGGTCAAGCAGAGCGACGGCGAGTACCTGGTGTCCGGCTGGAGCGAGACCGTGGAGTTCTGCACCGGGG ACTACGCCAAGGAGCACCTagcccagctgcaggagaaagCGGAGCTGATCGCCGGCCGCATGCTGCGCTTCTCCGTCTTCTACCGCAACCAGCACAAGGAGTATTTCCAGCACGTCAG GATGCACTGCGGGAACGTGATGAAGCCGTCGCTGAAGGACAACAGCGGGAGCCACGGCTCGCCCACCAGCGGGATGCTGCACGGCATCTTCTTCAGCTGCAACACCGAGTTCAACACCGGGCAGCCCCCGCAGGACTCGCCCTACGGCCGGTACCGCTTCCAAATCCCGGCGCAGCGCCTCTTCAACCCCAACACCAACCTCTACTTCGCGGACTTCTACTGCATGTACACCGCCTACCACTACGTCGTGCTGGTCCTGGCGCCCAAGGGCTCCTCGGGGGATCTCTTCTGCCGGGAGCGCCTTCCCCAGCTGGACATTTCCTCCAACAAGTTCCTGACGTGCTGCGTGGAGGAGGGCGAGCTGGTGTACCGCCACGCCCAGGACAGCATCCTGGAGGTCATTTACACGGAGCCGGTGGACCTGAGCCTCGGCGTGCTGGGGGAGATCAGCGGCCACCAGCTCATGAGCCTCTCCACCGCCAACGCCAAAAAGGACCCCAGCTGCAAGACGTGCAACATCAGCGTGGGCCGTTAG
- the BMP1 gene encoding bone morphogenetic protein 1 isoform X2: protein MGTGENGTGAGRLGRIAAFLGDIALDEEDLQLFQVDRVVDLARHTITRLPSNSSGTNGTSPRPGQPRRRRGRQRSRSRRAATSRPERVWPDGVIPYVISGNFSGSQRAIFRQAMRHWEKHTCVTFLERNDEDSYIVFTYRPCGCCSYVGRRGGGPQAISIGKNCDKFGIVVHELGHVIGFWHEHTRPDRDDHVSIIRENIQPGQEYNFLKMEPEEVESLGETYDFDSIMHYARNTFSRGIFLDTILPKYDVNGVRPAIGQRTRLSKGDIAQARKLYRCPACGETLQDSQGNFSSPEFPNGYSAHMHCVWRISVTPGEKIILNFTTLDLYRSRLCWYDYVEVRDGFWRKATLRGRFCGNKLPEPIISTDSRLWVEFRSSSNWVGKGFFAVYEAICGGDVKKDNGHIQSPNYPDDYRPSKVCVWKITVSEGYHVGLTFQSFEIERHDSCAYDYLEIRDGSSDSSSLIGRYCGYDKPDDIKSTSNKLWMKFVSDGSINKAGFAVNFFKEMDECSRPNNGGCEQRCVNTLGSYKCACDPGYELASDKRRCEAACGGFLTKLNGSITSPGWPKEYPPNKNCIWQLVAPTQYRISLQFDFFETEGNDVCKYDFVEVRSGLTADSKLHGKFCGAEKPEVITSQYNNMRIEFKSDNTVSKKGFKAHFFSDKDECSKNNGGCQHECLNSFGSYECQCRSGFVLHDNKHDCKEAGCDHKVTSVSGTITSPNWPDKYPSKKECTWAISTTPGHRIKLSFSELDVEAQQECTYDHLEIFDGKDAKAPALGRFCGAKEPEPIVSSGNKMFLKFVSDNSIQKKGFEATHSTVCGGQVRAEVKTKDLYSHAQFGDNNYPGGSDCEWVIMAEEGFGVELIFQTFEIEEEADCGYDYMELFDGYDGTAPRLGRFCGSGPPEEVYSAGDSVMIRFHSDDTINKKGFHLRYTSTKFQDTLHTRK from the exons ATGGGGACCGGGGAAAACGGAACTGGAGCGGGGAGGCTCGGCAGGATCG ccGCCTTCCTGGGTGACATCGCCCTGGACGAGGAggacctgcagctcttccaggTGGACCGCGTGGTGGACCTGGCGCGTCACACCATCACCCGCCTGCCCTCCAACTCCTCAG GCACCAACGGCACCAGCCCCCGGCCGGGGCAGCCTCGGCGCCGCCGGGGCCGGCAGCGCTCCCGGAGCCGCCGCGCCGCCACGTCCCGGCCCGAGCGCGTGTGGCCGGACGGGGTCATCCCTTATGTCATCAGCGGCAACTTCAGCG GCAGCCAGCGAGCCATCTTCCGGCAGGCCATGCGCCACTGGGAGAAGCACACGTGTGTCACCTTCCTGGAGCGCAACGATGAGGACAGCTACATCGTGTTCACCTACCGGCCCTGTGG gtgctgctcctACGTGGGCCGCCGGGGAGGGGGACCCCAGGCCATCTCCATCGGCAAAAACTGCGACAAATTCGGCATCGTGGTGCACGAGCTGGGCCACGTCATCGGCTTCTGGCACGAGCACACACGCCCCGACAGGGATGACCACGTCTCCATCATCAGGGAGAACATCCAGCCAG ggCAGGAATACAACTTCCTCAAGATGGAGCCTGAGGAGGTGGAGTCGCTGGGGGAGACCTATGACTTCGACAGCATCATGCACTACGCCAGGAACACCTTCTCCAG gGGCATCTTCCTGGACACCATCCTGCCCAAATACGACGTGAACGGCGTCCGGCCCGCCATCGGCCAGAGGACACGGCTCAGCAAAGGGGACATTGCCCAGGCCCGCAAGCTCTACCGCTGCCCAG cctgtggggagacgctccaggacagccagggcaACTTCTCCTCCCCGGAATTCCCCAATGGATACTCAGCCCACATGCACTGCGTCTGGAGGATCTCGGTCACCCCCGGAGAGAAG ATCATCCTGAATTTCACCACCCTGGACCTGTACCGAAGCCGGCTGTGCTGGTACGACTACGTGGAGGTGAGAGACGGGTTCTGGAGAAAGGCCACGCTGCGAG GCAGGTTCTGCGGGAACAAGCTGCCCGAGCCCATCATCTCCACCGACAGCCGCCTGTGGGTGGAGTTccgcagcagcagcaactgGGTGGGCAAAGGTTTCTTCGCCGTCTACGAAG CCATCTGCGGGGGGGACGTCAAGAAGGACAACGGCCACATCCAGTCCCCCAATTATCCCGATGACTACCGGCCCAGCAAGGTGTGCGTCTGGAAAATCACCGTGTCCGAGGGCTACCACGTGGGACTGACCTTCCAGTCCTTCGAG ATCGAGCGCCACGACAGCTGTGCCTACGATTACCTGGAGATCCGCGACGGCAGCAGCGACTCCAGCAGCCTCATCGGCCGCTACTGCGGCTACGACAAACCCGACGACATCAAGAGCACCTCCAACAAGCTCTGGATGAAATTCGTGTCCGACGGCTCCATCAACAAGGCCGGCTTCGCCGTCAACTTCTTCAAAG agaTGGACGAGTGTTCTCGCCCCAACAACGGCGGCTGCGAGCAGCGCTGCGTCAACACCCTGGGCAGCTACAAGTGTGCCTGCGACCCTGGCTACGAGCTGGCGTCTGATAAACGCCGCTGTGAGG CCGCCTGCGGAGGGTTCCTCACCAAGCTCAACGGCTCCATCACCAGCCCGGGGTGGCCCAAGGAGTATCCCCCCAACAAGAACTGCATCTGGCAGCTGGTGGCGCCCACCCAGTACCGCATCTCCCTGCAGTTCGACTTCTTCGAGACCGAGGGCAACGAT GTGTGCAAATATGACTTTGTGGAGGTGCGCAGCGGGCTCACAGCCGACTCCAAGCTGCACGGGAAGTTCTGCGGCGCCGAGAAGCCCGAGGTCATCACCTCCCAGTACAACAACATGAGGATCGAGTTCAAATCCGACAACACCGTCTCCAAAAAAGGCTTCAAAGCCCATTTCTTCTCAG ACAAGGATGAGTGCTCCAAGAACAACGGGGGCTGCCAGCACGAGTGCCTCAACTCCTTCGGCAGCTACGAGTGCCAGTGCCGCAGCGGCTTCGTGCTGCACGACAACAAGCACGACTGCAAGGAAG ctggctgtgaccaCAAGGTGACATCTGTCTCGGGGACCATCACCAGCCCCAACTGGCCCGATAAATACCCCAGTAAGAAGGAGTGCACCTGGGCCATCAGCACCACGCCAGGGCACCGCATCAAGCTG AGCTTCTCAGAGCTGGATGtggaggcacagcaggaatgCACCTACGACCACCTGGAGATCTTCGATGGGAAGGACGCCAAGGCGCCGGCGCTCGGCCGCTTCTGCGGGGCCAAGGAGCCCGAGCCCATCGTCTCCTCGGGCAACAAGATGTTCCTCAAGTTTGTGTCTGATAACTCCATCCAGAAGAAGGGATTCGAGGCCACGCACAGCACAG TGTGCGGGGGCCAGGTGCGCGCCGAGGTGAAGACCAAGGATTTGTATTCCCACGCACAATTTGGGGACAACAACTACCCGGGGGGCTCGGACTGCGAGTGGGTGATCATGGCCGAGGAGGGCTTCGGGGTGGAGCTCATCTTCCAGACCTTTGAGATCGAGGAGGAGGCCGACTGTGGATACGACTACATGGAGCTCTTCGACGGCTACGACGGGACGGCCCCACGCCTCGGCCGCTTCTGCGGCTCCGGG CCCCCCGAGGAGGTTTACTCGGCCGGAGACTCGGTGATGATCCGCTTCCACTCGGACGACACCATCAACAAGAAGGGTTTCCACCTTCGCTACACCAGCACCAAGTTCCAGGACACGCTGCACACGAGGAAATGA
- the BMP1 gene encoding bone morphogenetic protein 1 isoform X1 has protein sequence MAGLRSCGLLLCLLLARALRFPDYSYVLEEEEEDEEPLDYKDPCKAAAFLGDIALDEEDLQLFQVDRVVDLARHTITRLPSNSSGTNGTSPRPGQPRRRRGRQRSRSRRAATSRPERVWPDGVIPYVISGNFSGSQRAIFRQAMRHWEKHTCVTFLERNDEDSYIVFTYRPCGCCSYVGRRGGGPQAISIGKNCDKFGIVVHELGHVIGFWHEHTRPDRDDHVSIIRENIQPGQEYNFLKMEPEEVESLGETYDFDSIMHYARNTFSRGIFLDTILPKYDVNGVRPAIGQRTRLSKGDIAQARKLYRCPACGETLQDSQGNFSSPEFPNGYSAHMHCVWRISVTPGEKIILNFTTLDLYRSRLCWYDYVEVRDGFWRKATLRGRFCGNKLPEPIISTDSRLWVEFRSSSNWVGKGFFAVYEAICGGDVKKDNGHIQSPNYPDDYRPSKVCVWKITVSEGYHVGLTFQSFEIERHDSCAYDYLEIRDGSSDSSSLIGRYCGYDKPDDIKSTSNKLWMKFVSDGSINKAGFAVNFFKEMDECSRPNNGGCEQRCVNTLGSYKCACDPGYELASDKRRCEAACGGFLTKLNGSITSPGWPKEYPPNKNCIWQLVAPTQYRISLQFDFFETEGNDVCKYDFVEVRSGLTADSKLHGKFCGAEKPEVITSQYNNMRIEFKSDNTVSKKGFKAHFFSDKDECSKNNGGCQHECLNSFGSYECQCRSGFVLHDNKHDCKEAGCDHKVTSVSGTITSPNWPDKYPSKKECTWAISTTPGHRIKLSFSELDVEAQQECTYDHLEIFDGKDAKAPALGRFCGAKEPEPIVSSGNKMFLKFVSDNSIQKKGFEATHSTVCGGQVRAEVKTKDLYSHAQFGDNNYPGGSDCEWVIMAEEGFGVELIFQTFEIEEEADCGYDYMELFDGYDGTAPRLGRFCGSGPPEEVYSAGDSVMIRFHSDDTINKKGFHLRYTSTKFQDTLHTRK, from the exons ATGGCCGGGCTGCGGAGCTGcgggctgctcctctgcctgctcctggccCGGGCCCTGCGCTTTCCGGACTATTCCTACGtgctggaggaagaggaggaggacgaggagccCCTGGACTACAAGGACCCCTGCAAAGCCG ccGCCTTCCTGGGTGACATCGCCCTGGACGAGGAggacctgcagctcttccaggTGGACCGCGTGGTGGACCTGGCGCGTCACACCATCACCCGCCTGCCCTCCAACTCCTCAG GCACCAACGGCACCAGCCCCCGGCCGGGGCAGCCTCGGCGCCGCCGGGGCCGGCAGCGCTCCCGGAGCCGCCGCGCCGCCACGTCCCGGCCCGAGCGCGTGTGGCCGGACGGGGTCATCCCTTATGTCATCAGCGGCAACTTCAGCG GCAGCCAGCGAGCCATCTTCCGGCAGGCCATGCGCCACTGGGAGAAGCACACGTGTGTCACCTTCCTGGAGCGCAACGATGAGGACAGCTACATCGTGTTCACCTACCGGCCCTGTGG gtgctgctcctACGTGGGCCGCCGGGGAGGGGGACCCCAGGCCATCTCCATCGGCAAAAACTGCGACAAATTCGGCATCGTGGTGCACGAGCTGGGCCACGTCATCGGCTTCTGGCACGAGCACACACGCCCCGACAGGGATGACCACGTCTCCATCATCAGGGAGAACATCCAGCCAG ggCAGGAATACAACTTCCTCAAGATGGAGCCTGAGGAGGTGGAGTCGCTGGGGGAGACCTATGACTTCGACAGCATCATGCACTACGCCAGGAACACCTTCTCCAG gGGCATCTTCCTGGACACCATCCTGCCCAAATACGACGTGAACGGCGTCCGGCCCGCCATCGGCCAGAGGACACGGCTCAGCAAAGGGGACATTGCCCAGGCCCGCAAGCTCTACCGCTGCCCAG cctgtggggagacgctccaggacagccagggcaACTTCTCCTCCCCGGAATTCCCCAATGGATACTCAGCCCACATGCACTGCGTCTGGAGGATCTCGGTCACCCCCGGAGAGAAG ATCATCCTGAATTTCACCACCCTGGACCTGTACCGAAGCCGGCTGTGCTGGTACGACTACGTGGAGGTGAGAGACGGGTTCTGGAGAAAGGCCACGCTGCGAG GCAGGTTCTGCGGGAACAAGCTGCCCGAGCCCATCATCTCCACCGACAGCCGCCTGTGGGTGGAGTTccgcagcagcagcaactgGGTGGGCAAAGGTTTCTTCGCCGTCTACGAAG CCATCTGCGGGGGGGACGTCAAGAAGGACAACGGCCACATCCAGTCCCCCAATTATCCCGATGACTACCGGCCCAGCAAGGTGTGCGTCTGGAAAATCACCGTGTCCGAGGGCTACCACGTGGGACTGACCTTCCAGTCCTTCGAG ATCGAGCGCCACGACAGCTGTGCCTACGATTACCTGGAGATCCGCGACGGCAGCAGCGACTCCAGCAGCCTCATCGGCCGCTACTGCGGCTACGACAAACCCGACGACATCAAGAGCACCTCCAACAAGCTCTGGATGAAATTCGTGTCCGACGGCTCCATCAACAAGGCCGGCTTCGCCGTCAACTTCTTCAAAG agaTGGACGAGTGTTCTCGCCCCAACAACGGCGGCTGCGAGCAGCGCTGCGTCAACACCCTGGGCAGCTACAAGTGTGCCTGCGACCCTGGCTACGAGCTGGCGTCTGATAAACGCCGCTGTGAGG CCGCCTGCGGAGGGTTCCTCACCAAGCTCAACGGCTCCATCACCAGCCCGGGGTGGCCCAAGGAGTATCCCCCCAACAAGAACTGCATCTGGCAGCTGGTGGCGCCCACCCAGTACCGCATCTCCCTGCAGTTCGACTTCTTCGAGACCGAGGGCAACGAT GTGTGCAAATATGACTTTGTGGAGGTGCGCAGCGGGCTCACAGCCGACTCCAAGCTGCACGGGAAGTTCTGCGGCGCCGAGAAGCCCGAGGTCATCACCTCCCAGTACAACAACATGAGGATCGAGTTCAAATCCGACAACACCGTCTCCAAAAAAGGCTTCAAAGCCCATTTCTTCTCAG ACAAGGATGAGTGCTCCAAGAACAACGGGGGCTGCCAGCACGAGTGCCTCAACTCCTTCGGCAGCTACGAGTGCCAGTGCCGCAGCGGCTTCGTGCTGCACGACAACAAGCACGACTGCAAGGAAG ctggctgtgaccaCAAGGTGACATCTGTCTCGGGGACCATCACCAGCCCCAACTGGCCCGATAAATACCCCAGTAAGAAGGAGTGCACCTGGGCCATCAGCACCACGCCAGGGCACCGCATCAAGCTG AGCTTCTCAGAGCTGGATGtggaggcacagcaggaatgCACCTACGACCACCTGGAGATCTTCGATGGGAAGGACGCCAAGGCGCCGGCGCTCGGCCGCTTCTGCGGGGCCAAGGAGCCCGAGCCCATCGTCTCCTCGGGCAACAAGATGTTCCTCAAGTTTGTGTCTGATAACTCCATCCAGAAGAAGGGATTCGAGGCCACGCACAGCACAG TGTGCGGGGGCCAGGTGCGCGCCGAGGTGAAGACCAAGGATTTGTATTCCCACGCACAATTTGGGGACAACAACTACCCGGGGGGCTCGGACTGCGAGTGGGTGATCATGGCCGAGGAGGGCTTCGGGGTGGAGCTCATCTTCCAGACCTTTGAGATCGAGGAGGAGGCCGACTGTGGATACGACTACATGGAGCTCTTCGACGGCTACGACGGGACGGCCCCACGCCTCGGCCGCTTCTGCGGCTCCGGG CCCCCCGAGGAGGTTTACTCGGCCGGAGACTCGGTGATGATCCGCTTCCACTCGGACGACACCATCAACAAGAAGGGTTTCCACCTTCGCTACACCAGCACCAAGTTCCAGGACACGCTGCACACGAGGAAATGA
- the BMP1 gene encoding bone morphogenetic protein 1 isoform X3: MAGLRSCGLLLCLLLARALRFPDYSYVLEEEEEDEEPLDYKDPCKAAAFLGDIALDEEDLQLFQVDRVVDLARHTITRLPSNSSGTNGTSPRPGQPRRRRGRQRSRSRRAATSRPERVWPDGVIPYVISGNFSGSQRAIFRQAMRHWEKHTCVTFLERNDEDSYIVFTYRPCGCCSYVGRRGGGPQAISIGKNCDKFGIVVHELGHVIGFWHEHTRPDRDDHVSIIRENIQPGQEYNFLKMEPEEVESLGETYDFDSIMHYARNTFSRGIFLDTILPKYDVNGVRPAIGQRTRLSKGDIAQARKLYRCPACGETLQDSQGNFSSPEFPNGYSAHMHCVWRISVTPGEKIILNFTTLDLYRSRLCWYDYVEVRDGFWRKATLRGRFCGNKLPEPIISTDSRLWVEFRSSSNWVGKGFFAVYEAICGGDVKKDNGHIQSPNYPDDYRPSKVCVWKITVSEGYHVGLTFQSFEIERHDSCAYDYLEIRDGSSDSSSLIGRYCGYDKPDDIKSTSNKLWMKFVSDGSINKAGFAVNFFKEMDECSRPNNGGCEQRCVNTLGSYKCACDPGYELASDKRRCEAACGGFLTKLNGSITSPGWPKEYPPNKNCIWQLVAPTQYRISLQFDFFETEGNDVCKYDFVEVRSGLTADSKLHGKFCGAEKPEVITSQYNNMRIEFKSDNTVSKKGFKAHFFSEKKQQLQPPKSRPPGLKFRMQKRPRGPS; the protein is encoded by the exons ATGGCCGGGCTGCGGAGCTGcgggctgctcctctgcctgctcctggccCGGGCCCTGCGCTTTCCGGACTATTCCTACGtgctggaggaagaggaggaggacgaggagccCCTGGACTACAAGGACCCCTGCAAAGCCG ccGCCTTCCTGGGTGACATCGCCCTGGACGAGGAggacctgcagctcttccaggTGGACCGCGTGGTGGACCTGGCGCGTCACACCATCACCCGCCTGCCCTCCAACTCCTCAG GCACCAACGGCACCAGCCCCCGGCCGGGGCAGCCTCGGCGCCGCCGGGGCCGGCAGCGCTCCCGGAGCCGCCGCGCCGCCACGTCCCGGCCCGAGCGCGTGTGGCCGGACGGGGTCATCCCTTATGTCATCAGCGGCAACTTCAGCG GCAGCCAGCGAGCCATCTTCCGGCAGGCCATGCGCCACTGGGAGAAGCACACGTGTGTCACCTTCCTGGAGCGCAACGATGAGGACAGCTACATCGTGTTCACCTACCGGCCCTGTGG gtgctgctcctACGTGGGCCGCCGGGGAGGGGGACCCCAGGCCATCTCCATCGGCAAAAACTGCGACAAATTCGGCATCGTGGTGCACGAGCTGGGCCACGTCATCGGCTTCTGGCACGAGCACACACGCCCCGACAGGGATGACCACGTCTCCATCATCAGGGAGAACATCCAGCCAG ggCAGGAATACAACTTCCTCAAGATGGAGCCTGAGGAGGTGGAGTCGCTGGGGGAGACCTATGACTTCGACAGCATCATGCACTACGCCAGGAACACCTTCTCCAG gGGCATCTTCCTGGACACCATCCTGCCCAAATACGACGTGAACGGCGTCCGGCCCGCCATCGGCCAGAGGACACGGCTCAGCAAAGGGGACATTGCCCAGGCCCGCAAGCTCTACCGCTGCCCAG cctgtggggagacgctccaggacagccagggcaACTTCTCCTCCCCGGAATTCCCCAATGGATACTCAGCCCACATGCACTGCGTCTGGAGGATCTCGGTCACCCCCGGAGAGAAG ATCATCCTGAATTTCACCACCCTGGACCTGTACCGAAGCCGGCTGTGCTGGTACGACTACGTGGAGGTGAGAGACGGGTTCTGGAGAAAGGCCACGCTGCGAG GCAGGTTCTGCGGGAACAAGCTGCCCGAGCCCATCATCTCCACCGACAGCCGCCTGTGGGTGGAGTTccgcagcagcagcaactgGGTGGGCAAAGGTTTCTTCGCCGTCTACGAAG CCATCTGCGGGGGGGACGTCAAGAAGGACAACGGCCACATCCAGTCCCCCAATTATCCCGATGACTACCGGCCCAGCAAGGTGTGCGTCTGGAAAATCACCGTGTCCGAGGGCTACCACGTGGGACTGACCTTCCAGTCCTTCGAG ATCGAGCGCCACGACAGCTGTGCCTACGATTACCTGGAGATCCGCGACGGCAGCAGCGACTCCAGCAGCCTCATCGGCCGCTACTGCGGCTACGACAAACCCGACGACATCAAGAGCACCTCCAACAAGCTCTGGATGAAATTCGTGTCCGACGGCTCCATCAACAAGGCCGGCTTCGCCGTCAACTTCTTCAAAG agaTGGACGAGTGTTCTCGCCCCAACAACGGCGGCTGCGAGCAGCGCTGCGTCAACACCCTGGGCAGCTACAAGTGTGCCTGCGACCCTGGCTACGAGCTGGCGTCTGATAAACGCCGCTGTGAGG CCGCCTGCGGAGGGTTCCTCACCAAGCTCAACGGCTCCATCACCAGCCCGGGGTGGCCCAAGGAGTATCCCCCCAACAAGAACTGCATCTGGCAGCTGGTGGCGCCCACCCAGTACCGCATCTCCCTGCAGTTCGACTTCTTCGAGACCGAGGGCAACGAT GTGTGCAAATATGACTTTGTGGAGGTGCGCAGCGGGCTCACAGCCGACTCCAAGCTGCACGGGAAGTTCTGCGGCGCCGAGAAGCCCGAGGTCATCACCTCCCAGTACAACAACATGAGGATCGAGTTCAAATCCGACAACACCGTCTCCAAAAAAGGCTTCAAAGCCCATTTCTTCTCAG agaagaagcagcagctgcagccgcCCAAGTCTCGCCCGCCCGGCCTCAAGTTCCGCATGCAGAAGCGGCCGCGGGGCCCCTCGTGA